The genomic DNA GACCGCGAGGAAGGGCACCGCGGCCACGGCCTGGCCGAACTGCCCGATCATGGTCGCGAGCTGCGTGAACACGGGGACCTGGCCGGTCGGGAACCAGGTCGCGATCAGCCGCACCACGCTGATCAGGGTGGCCGCGTCGCCGATGCCCGTCAGCATCCGTGCCACCAGGGCGGTGGGCACGTCGCTCGCCAGGGCGAGCAGCAGCTGGCCCGCGGCCATGGTCACCGCGCCGAGGACCATCATGCGCCGGGGGCCGATGCGGTCCAGCAGCAGCCCGGCAGGGATCTGCGCGGCCGCGTAGGTGCCCAGCTGCACCACCCCGAACAGGCTCAGCACTGCCCCGTCGACCCCGAAGCGGGCGGAGGCCTCGACGCTCGCCACCCCGAAGGAGGCGCGCCCCGAGACGGCGCACAGATAGGCGAAGACCCCGACCGCCCAGACCAGGTGGGCGCGGGTCACTCGCGGTGCGGCAGAGGTCATGAAAGCTGGCTCACCTGGGGGTCGACGAGGCGGATTCGGGAGAGTCGGAGGCGGAGGCCGGTCGGGGTTCTCCGCGCGCGTCGAGCCCGTCCTGGTCGGGATCGCTCAGAGTCCCGTTCCGCCTCAGGAACCAGGCGGCGACGAGGGGTGCGGTGAGGGCGGAGATCAGGACGGCCGTGGCGACCTGCACCGTGGCCACGTCGACGTACTGCTCGAAACGTGGATCGGCCGACGCGATGATCGCCGGGGTCACGATGGAGTTCCCGGCGGTGGTGCCCGCCGCGAAGCCGATGCCCGAGCGCTTGCCCCGCCGCAGCAGGAAGCGGTACGCCAGGTAGGTCGTGCCGCCCGTGAACGGCGTGACGACCAGTCCCAGGACGATGCCGGTCACGCCGCCCGTGAGGATCGCGCTGAGGTCGATGCCCGTGCCGAGGCCGAAGGCGAAGAACGGGATCACGATGTTCGGGACCGGGCGCATGATCTCGGTCCAACGGTGGTCGATGTTGCCGACGAAGATGCCCAGGACCAGGGGGATGATGGCAGCGGCGAAGGCGTCCAGCGGGATCGACCCGAGACCGGCGGCCCCGATGAACAGCATGGTGAAGAACGGACCGTCGTTCATCGCGGAGGCGACGTAGGCGCCGCGGTCGGTCCGGGTGCCGTATTTGCCGGTGAAGGCCAGCCAGATGCCGCCGTTGGAATTGTCGAAGGTCGCCAGCAGCGCCAGGATCGAGATCCCGAGGATGCCGTCCAGTCCCACGGCGACACCGAGGGCGACCACGAGCAGGCCGGGAACGAGGGTCTTGCCCAGCAGGAGCGCGCCGGTGGTGCCGGCGACGGGGCCGATGCTGCGAGGGGTGATCTGCATGCCGGTGGCGAAGATGACCAGGGCCATCAGGGGCATCGGGGTGGCGAAGAGTGCCGTGGTGAAGCTGCCGAGCTCCAGGAACCCGGGAGCCGTGGTGGCCACCACGGCGCCGAGGACCAGGGGGATCACCATGGTCCCACCGGGGATCCTGTCCATGGTCCCGTAGAGCGGGGAGCGCAGCGTCGTCGGGTCGGGCGGGGTGGGGTCGGGCACGGAGGGGCTCCTTCTGGCCTCGTCACGAGAAGGGGGCATCGCCGCGGTCGAGCAGTTCGTCCCGGTGGTGCTGACGCACGCCGGGAAACCCGAAGTGACCGGCTGGGCTTGCCCTATAGGATCTACGTCCCGTGTCGGGCGGTCAAGCAGCGACCGCGTCGTCCCGTCACTCGGGAGCGTCGCGCCTCGCCGCCGCGCGTGCAGGCTGCACCCCCGGCGGCGGTGCCGCCGAGAGGATCGCGCGGTAGACCACGTCCACGCTGGGTGAGGTGGTGCGACGATCCCGGGTGGCCGCGACCTGCCGTCCCTCCGCCGCCGTGCCCACCGGCACCACCACCGTCCCGGCGGTGTCGCAGATGGTCGCCGCGAGCGCGTTCAGCAGCCCGACGCCCAATCCGGCCCGGGCCAGGTTCACGACGGTCTGCGGCTGCTCGGACTGCCAGGCCAGCGGGATCTCGAGCGCCCAGGCCTGCAGTGCGCTGCCGGTGTCGGGGTCGACGGCGGCACCGGGCTGGGCGACGGCGATGAGGGGGTGCGCCTGGAGCGCGTGCGGAGACAGCCCGCCGCTCGCGGCGTCGCCCTCGACCAGCACGGGGTGTGCCGGCGGGACGATCGCGACGTAGCGCTCGGTCCACAGGTGGACGCTGCGGAGATCCTCCGACGGGGGATCGGCCGCGAGGGAATGGATCGCGATGTGGAAGCGGCCGGAGACGATCCCGGAGACCAGGTCCCCGGTGGTGTGCTCGGTGAGCTCGACCCGCAGGAAAGGGTGCTCGGCGTGGACCGCGGCCAGCACCCCGGGCAGGAAGCCGGCGCTGACGCTGGGATGGCAGCCGATCACGACCCGTCCGCGCGGCGTCCCGGTGTGGGCGTCGACGGCCTCCGCGCCCTTCTCCAGCGCCTCGAGCACGGCGCGGGCGTGGGGGAGGAAGGCGGTGCCCAGCTCCGTCGGCCCGATCGGGCGATGGCTGCGATCGACGAGGGTTCCGCCCAGCGTCCGCTCCAGCGCGGCGACGTGCGTGCTGACCCGGGACTGTGCCCGGTGCAGGGCACGGGCGCCGGCGGAGAAGCTGCCGTGGTCGATGACCGCCACGAAGGTCTCCAGCCAGTCCGTCTGCTCTATCCGCGCCATCGCGTCCTCCGTCCTTTGGGGCCACCGGGGCGGGCCCCCGGGGTCCGTTGCGGCCTCAGGACCGGGTGCGCAGAGTCGTCATGCCGCCGTCGATCGGCAGCAGCACCCCGGTCGTGGAGCGGTTGCGAGGAGAGGCGAGATAGCAGTGCGCCTCGGCGACCTCCTCGGGCTCCACCAGGCGGCCGTGGGGCTGGCGCGCGTTCAGCGCGGCGCGCTCGGCCGCGGGATCCTCGGCCTTCTCCATCAGCCGGCCGATCCACGGGGTGTTCGCGGTGCCCGGCACCACGGCATTGACCCGGATGCCCTTGGCCACCCAGTCCGCGGCCATGGCCAGGGTCATCGCCTGCACCGCGCCCTTGGAGGCGCCGTAGAGCACACGGTCGGGAAGGCCCAGCATCGATGCGATCGAGGCGGTGTTGACCACCACGGCGGCCTCGGAGCGGCGCAGGTGGGGGAGGGCCGCGCTGGTCACGCGAGCCACGGAGACCACGTTGACGTCGAGCACGCGGTGCCACTCGGCGTCGTCGTTCGTCTCGACCTGGCCCTGGGCGCCGATGCCGGCGTTGTTGATGACGATGTCGATCCCGCCCAGCTCCTCGGCAGCACGGTCCACCGCGGCCTGCACGGC from Brachybacterium sacelli includes the following:
- a CDS encoding 2-keto-3-deoxygluconate permease; protein product: MPDPTPPDPTTLRSPLYGTMDRIPGGTMVIPLVLGAVVATTAPGFLELGSFTTALFATPMPLMALVIFATGMQITPRSIGPVAGTTGALLLGKTLVPGLLVVALGVAVGLDGILGISILALLATFDNSNGGIWLAFTGKYGTRTDRGAYVASAMNDGPFFTMLFIGAAGLGSIPLDAFAAAIIPLVLGIFVGNIDHRWTEIMRPVPNIVIPFFAFGLGTGIDLSAILTGGVTGIVLGLVVTPFTGGTTYLAYRFLLRRGKRSGIGFAAGTTAGNSIVTPAIIASADPRFEQYVDVATVQVATAVLISALTAPLVAAWFLRRNGTLSDPDQDGLDARGEPRPASASDSPESASSTPR
- a CDS encoding LysR family transcriptional regulator is translated as MARIEQTDWLETFVAVIDHGSFSAGARALHRAQSRVSTHVAALERTLGGTLVDRSHRPIGPTELGTAFLPHARAVLEALEKGAEAVDAHTGTPRGRVVIGCHPSVSAGFLPGVLAAVHAEHPFLRVELTEHTTGDLVSGIVSGRFHIAIHSLAADPPSEDLRSVHLWTERYVAIVPPAHPVLVEGDAASGGLSPHALQAHPLIAVAQPGAAVDPDTGSALQAWALEIPLAWQSEQPQTVVNLARAGLGVGLLNALAATICDTAGTVVVPVGTAAEGRQVAATRDRRTTSPSVDVVYRAILSAAPPPGVQPARAAARRDAPE
- a CDS encoding SDR family NAD(P)-dependent oxidoreductase codes for the protein MTAATDAEFAGLTALITGGGAGIGAATIRALQARGAATAALDLDPSDAPEGAIRIQVDVTDTAAVQAAVDRAAEELGGIDIVINNAGIGAQGQVETNDDAEWHRVLDVNVVSVARVTSAALPHLRRSEAAVVVNTASIASMLGLPDRVLYGASKGAVQAMTLAMAADWVAKGIRVNAVVPGTANTPWIGRLMEKAEDPAAERAALNARQPHGRLVEPEEVAEAHCYLASPRNRSTTGVLLPIDGGMTTLRTRS